A stretch of DNA from Drosophila virilis strain 15010-1051.87 chromosome 5, Dvir_AGI_RSII-ME, whole genome shotgun sequence:
AAGTAAacgattttatatataaactattccCCCAATCTTCGAGTCATAAGCACCTCTGAAATTTATCCATTAGTATGTGATAAATATTGCTACGGGTGAGCAGCGCACGTCTCTCGCGCTTGGGTTCAGAGGTGGGCATGGAAGTTgactgctcctgctcctgatCTGCACTGCCCTCTATGTCCAGCTCCTCCTCCGGCTCTCTCCTGCTCTCGTCTGTTGCATGGCTAGTCTTGCGTGATAGCTCCACCTCCTCGGACTCGATGGGACCGTTTTGCTGCAGACATTTCAAATGTGaaatttaatgttatttcTGGAGAATCGATATGTCTATGGAAAGAATATCAGGCGCATAGCTGCTAATTGGCCTTTTAAATGCTGTGCTAATTGCCAGTGAATGCGGCATTTTATAGACGTCAGATCAGCATGAGCTAGACTTACAAATAAGGTCGGCTTACTCCAGTTATATGGCGAGTTGTAATTTGCCTCAAAGTTGtaagaaacaaaaacgttGCGATGCGGCAGCTCCAGCGGCACAGCCAATGCGGCAAACACCTGCGAGAAAAGCACATTCAACCAACCACCGACCAAAACACCAGGCTAAAAGCCAACTCACGCCATGCGTGCTCGAGGGCACGAAGGCCAGGTAGGCGTCGGCCGAACGCAAGCACAGCGCGCTCATGGCCAGCAGAAGGTGGGATACAGTTTGATCTGAGCCCATTtcgtatgcacacacacattcaattGATCAGGCAGAGCTTCAGCCAAGAActgagctgctgctccagccgCAGCAAGCACCGAAAGTGCGTTTACATTAAAGACACAACTGTTAATGGGCAGGGCAAACACAGCTAGAGAACAGAACCAAGAGGCAACCCAAGTCAGAGAGCGAGTGAGTGAGATGCAATGTTTCGAGTACTCTATATCATGTACTCcagtttattttcttcttcttctttgcaCGATGTCTTGGAGTATTCGCTCCACGGGCGTTGAAATCAGATCCATAACATTGTAGGGGCAGTCGCTTTCGTAGAGCGCGCATTGCTGCTGCAGTCCATCCGCCTCGGCCTGATAGTAAACATGAGGCAGCTGCTCATCTCTGGAACTGCTGGGACTGCAAATGTAGATGTAGTTGTGCTTACTGATGGAATTGATTCCTGGCTTACGTGAAAATAACGTGCACAATGCTGCCCAAGAATCCATTTATCTCGCCCAGCGTTGAGGCGTTCGTCTCGCAGATCATGCGCAGCAAACAGGCCTCAGCGGGATAGCCAGATCTGGCGAGGATTAACTGTTAAATTGGTTACTGAACACATTTCAAACTGCGGCTCACACCTGTCTAGTTTATCGCGCAGTATAGTGTAGAAGGTCTTGCGTGTCATCAGCGACAACTCGCGTTTTTCACGAACCGGCGCCGTACTTGTGTCCCTCGTCTTTTGCGGATCCGGGATTTCTGCCTTGGTAGTATTAGTGCCGACGGTGCAATTGTGACACTGTCTGCTTTGCGCTGCATCATGGGTGGGATACGTAAGATAGCCATCTGCGAAATCTTGACCCATCTGTTGAAAAATGTGAACGCTAAATCAAAAGACTTAGGACACAAACTTCAATTAATTTACCAAAATAGGTGGAAATTTGTAGACATGCTCCGGATGATAGTAATTAAACTCGTAATTGTAGGACAAAAACACATTGCGATGCGGCAGACTTATTGGCACGGATATGGCCACAAAGAGctgcaataaattattgttagCAACAAAATGCGAGGCGTGCTTAAAGCTGACAAGTTACACCATATTCCGAATTTGTGGGATAAAGCAGAGCTGCGTGGCCGGATGaaatgcagcagctggcaatcAGGCACAGCACTAGGCTTAACTCAAAGATTGCCTGCATAGCGATTAGAGATAatggaaatataaaatacacttTATAGCCAAGGCAACTTTCTGGAACTACGTCCAGTTTTTGATTGTTCTTGAGAGCGCGACTCGTGTTGAACTGACGCCCATTGTGCGTACTGTCAAGCAAGAAACTTGTCGTTCAAAACAATCAAGAACttgttaattaaaacaaatgaaacgaattttttttttgattgttgTGCGTAACATTCTATGTGGGTCATGGGGAATTGGTTAAATTCAGTTTGAACTCTACGTGCGAAACATGTTGATTCGGCGTCAAGGGGCGCGGCTACAATAAGCTATCATAAAACCGATGATGCACAATATCCTGATGAACAGTCACAGAAACAATCCGTTGTGATgttgtataaatttataagCACCACATCATAGACACATACAAACAGTGGTTATATCTTAATTATATACgtaattcatatttttatttcaatgcGTTGAGTACTGCTAGTCGATAATAATGTTGTTTAGGATGGttggctgctgcggctgctgttgctgttgctgttgctggtgctgctgatgctgcattTGTTATCTATTGTTGCGCAGCTTGCGCTCCTTCCATGTGGCATACTTGGAGTTGGCGGTGCGCAGCAGCATGTTCATATGTTGCGTGAGTGATGATCGCAGCGGCGAGAGCTCATGCATTGCACGATTCTATGGAGAGTGTGAAAGAGTTATTAACCCTTATGAATTCAGCATATTTAAGCATTTACTCACCTCGAAAGGCACTAGCTTGGCCATTTTGAAACGCTGCAGTGTCTCGTGCATACGCTGTAGCTTTGTTTCCAGCTCCTCCGTGGTGGGTGGAAAGCAGTTCCAAAAATGTTTCAGCAGCTCCAAGAGCGACAGATACAAGTGCCGCAAGTCGCGTTGAAAGTCGCGTGGTACCAGCTCTGCGGGTTAATCAAAAGGGATTTTATGTAAGTAAAAATGATTCTTAATAATAAAGTGTACTTACGCCCCGCTGACTGCTCCTGAAAGCCACGCATGAGAGAGCCACCTGGACTGAGCTCGCCTAGAGCATTGACCGCTGCCTTGGAGCAGATGACA
This window harbors:
- the LOC6627068 gene encoding uncharacterized protein, which codes for MGSDQTVSHLLLAMSALCLRSADAYLAFVPSSTHGVFAALAVPLELPHRNVFVSYNFEANYNSPYNWSKPTLFQNGPIESEEVELSRKTSHATDESRREPEEELDIEGSADQEQEQSTSMPTSEPKRERRALLTRSNIYHILMDKFQRSGFSGESCLLRLICETSAAELGEVNGVLGSLIHVLFSPSTSEPEQLPLRFYQAEHDGWNDHCSFYEQNCGESLLELISEPFEQILERIERNEM
- the LOC26531087 gene encoding uncharacterized protein — encoded protein: MQAIFELSLVLCLIASCCISSGHAALLYPTNSEYGLFVAISVPISLPHRNVFLSYNYEFNYYHPEHVYKFPPILMGQDFADGYLTYPTHDAAQSRQCHNCTVGTNTTKAEIPDPQKTRDTSTAPVREKRELSLMTRKTFYTILRDKLDRSGYPAEACLLRMICETNASTLGEINGFLGSIVHVIFTPSSSRDEQLPHVYYQAEADGLQQQCALYESDCPYNVMDLISTPVERILQDIVQRRRRK